Within the Mycteria americana isolate JAX WOST 10 ecotype Jacksonville Zoo and Gardens chromosome 23, USCA_MyAme_1.0, whole genome shotgun sequence genome, the region GtacggggctggcggggccgcggcggggggccggcACCCCCAAACCAGCCCGCTGTGCGGCCCCGCGCTGGGGTCTTCCGTCCTGTCACCCCACACCGGTGCAGGCGCGTTGGGGTGTCTGTCCCGTCACCCCACACCGGGCTGTCCCACGTGGGGGTCCCCATCCCACAACCCCCCTGTCCCGTATTGGGGTCCCTCGTCCCGTCACCCCACACCAGGGTGTCCCACATCGGGGTCCCTATGTCCCATCGCCCCCCACTAGCCTGCTCTGTCCCGTATTGGGGTCCCCTGTCCCGTCACCCCACACCAGCCCTCTACAACCGCCCCACACGAGGTCCCCATGTGTCGTCCCCCCCGACCGAcgcacccctccctccccgccccagcgACTCCGGCGACCGCAAGCAGATCTACAACATCCTGACGGCCTTCGAGCTGCTGCCCTCGGGGACGGACTGCGACATCGTGCGGATGGTCTGCGAGAGCGTCTCCACCCGCGCCGCCCAGATGTGCTCGGCCGGGCTGGCCGGCGTCATCAACCGCATGCGGGAGAGCCGGAGCCAGGAGACCCTCAAAATCACCGTGGGGGTCGACGGCTCCGTCTACAAGCTCCATCCCAGGTGAGGATCCCCGGGAGCCTTCCTCCCGCCATgatccccttcctcctcctcctcctcctcctgcatcccccaAGCCTTGACCCTGGTTTTTTTCCCGCTCCGGCAGCTTCAAGGACCGCTTCCACGCCACGGTTCGGCAGCTGACGCCCGGCTGCGACATCACCTTCATCCAGTCGGAGGAAGgcagcgggcgcggggccgcgctcaTCTCGGCCGTCGCCTGCAAAATGGCCTGCATGATGGGGCAGTGAGAGAGGACTCGGGtggaggatgaggatgatgatggcgggggggtgggaggacGGTGGTCCCGCTCGGAGCTCTGCGAGGAGCAGAGACGGACGTGGGAAGGGATTTGCCGCCGGCGAAGGTGGCTCCTGGCTCCCCAATAAACGGGGTTTGCGTGGACTTCTCCTCTGGGGCCGCTTGAGCGAGAGCTCCTCGTCTCCCTCATGCTCgcagggagaccccccccccccgccatggggctGCCCCACACGTGTGGGGCAGCCGAGGGTCATCCTGCGCCTCCCTGGCCCCCTGCATCCTCCCcgctggggggggacccccccagcgcccccagcCCCTTTGCTGACCCCCTTGGGGGGCTGGCTGAGAGGtaaggggctggctggggggtccttgggggtcgggggggaggagggggccgggccggcccccaCCAGTGAGCCCCGGGGGTGCAGAGACCGACTGGGGCGCGCCGGAGCTGTGCCGGCTGCGGCGAGGCACCGATTTTTGGGGATCCCCTCCAGCCTTGTCCCCGCGacggggacagggcaggggggcagagcctggggacaccccagcctccccctcccagcGCTGACCCCCCCAAAAGGGggcacagacacccccccccaggggCTAAATCCCACTCCCGCTGGCAGCGGGACCCCAAAACCCAGCGGGTGCCAGCCCGGCCGAAGACGTGCCGTGGCTCGGCCCCCTTCCCAAGCAGCCAAAAATAGTGTCCCCCCTCGGTGACGCCcggggcccggcctggcccgTGTCCGGCACGGCCCGGCCGTGTCAGCGCCGACGCCAGCCCCAAGTTTGGCTCGGCCGCCCGCTCGCATCCGCTGCCCGATTTAGCTCGGGGTGATAAGGGGGGGATAAAAGCCGGggcgccccggggacccccagcccagggctgcggcGGGGATGGTGAGTGcggccggggaccccccaggTGCCAGGggtgggggcaccccggggtgtggggatgctgcagaggggacggggggcacccctgggtgctggggtccctCTGGGGGTCTGGGGCACCCGGGGGTGTTGGGTTCCCCAGAGGGTCCAGggcagggttttggggtccctcAGGGGGTCTGGGGTCACCCCAGGGTGTTGGGGTTCCCTGGAGGGTCTGGGGTCATCCCAGGGTGCGGGGGTCCCCCTTGGGGATCTGGGACACCTCGGGGTGTCGGGGTCCCTCTGGGGAtctggggcaccccagggtgtTGGGATCCCTTTGGGGGTTGGGGGCACCCCAGGGATTTGAGTCCCCAGCAGGGTCCAGGGTGCCCCAGAGTGTTGGGGTCCCTCAGGGGGTCTGGGGTCACCCCAGGGTTGTGGGGTTCCCTGGAGGGTCTGGGGCACCCCAGGGATTTGAGTCCCCCAGAGGGtctggggcaccccggggtgtTGGGGTCCCTCTGGGGGTCTGGGGGCACCCCAGGGTTTTGGGTCCCCCTGAGGTTCTGGGCCACCTCAGGGTGTTGGGGTCCTCGTGAGGGTCTGGGGCACCCCAGGGTTTTTAGGTCCCCCGGAGGGTCCGGGGCAGGGTGTCGGGGTCCCCCTGAGGGtctggggcaccccagggtgtCGGGGTCCCTCTGGGGGTCTGGGGGCACTCTAGGGTGTTGGGGTCCCTCTGGGTGTGTGCGAGCACCCCAGCGAGCTGGTGTCCTCCTGGGGCACCCCAAGGTGTTGGGGTCTGTCCGGGGGCACCCCAGGGTGTTGAGGTCCTCCCGGGGCACCCCAGGGAGTTGGGTTCCCTCTGGGGGTCTGGGGCACCCCAGGTCTGGGACCCACTCAGGCTGTTGGGGTCGGCCCCGGGGCTGTGGGGCCACCCCATGGTACGGGCCATCTTGGGGGTCCAGGGACACCCTTGGACATCTGGGGCCACCGCGTGGCTCTGGACCACCCCGGGGGGTCTGGGGCCACCCTGGGACGTGGGGGCACCCCGGGATCTAGGAACATCTCAGGGTGCTGGGGTCACCCCAGGGTCCTGGGGCCACCCTCGGGCACCCGGGGCCACCCTGGGGGTCTGGGGCCACCGCAGGGGCTGGGGTCACCAGAGTGTGGGGCCACCCTGGGGGTCTGGGGCTGCCGTGGGGGTCTGGGGCCACCCCAAAGTGCGGGGTCACCCCAGGGCCCCctcggggggctggggacacggggggggctGGGCTTCCCCGGGGCTCTGGGTCACCCGAGGGACGGGGCCCCCCCAGCGGTGCCGCCCCTgaagcccccagccccgcgggtgGCACCCAGCAGCTCattggaggaggggaaggggatcCCTTCTGCTCTGATtggctggctgggaagggggggagggcTGCGCTCTGATTGGCTGCAGCCATCCGCCAGCAGGATTCCCTG harbors:
- the GCK gene encoding hexokinase-4 isoform X3, whose amino-acid sequence is MGEIVRLVLLKLVDENLLFNGEASEKLKTRGTFETRFMSQIESDSGDRKQIYNILTAFELLPSGTDCDIVRMVCESVSTRAAQMCSAGLAGVINRMRESRSQETLKITVGVDGSVYKLHPSFKDRFHATVRQLTPGCDITFIQSEEGSGRGAALISAVACKMACMMGQ